AATCCGATGATGCCCAGAAATGCCACCACCACCGCGGTGATCAGGGAGGCTGCCAGCATGCCCACCAGCCGCACCCGCTCCACCCGGACCCCGAGGCCCCTGGCGGTTTCATCTCCGGCGTCAATGGCGTTGTAATCCCAGCGCTTGAAAAACCCGTAAACAAACACCGCTGCCAGCACCACAGTGATCACGCCCAGCTCCTGCCAGCTGGCCCGGGACACGTCGCCAAAGGTCCAGAACACCATGGCCGCCAGTTCCACGTCATCGGCAAAATACTGCAGAAACATGGTGCCTGCGGTAAACAGCGATCCCAGGGCCACTCCGGCCAGAACCATGACTTCGGGGGAAGCGCTCCGGATTCGGGAAATGCCAATGATGATAAACGTGGCCACAAGGCTGAACCCGAAGGCTGAAATGGTGACTGCATACGGGGCCAGCATTGCCGGGAGCCCGGAGCCGGTTTCCTGTAAAGATCCCGGCCCCACCAGCATCACGCACAGGGCTGCACCAAAGGCTGCGGCATGAGAAATGCCCAGTGTAAAGGGCGATCCCAGGGGGTTTCGCAAAATGGACTGCATCATGGCCCCGGCAACCGCCAGTCCGGCGCCTGCGGCCATGGCGGTCAGGGCCTGGGGCATCCGGATCTGCCAGATGATAATGTCGAATTTTTGCGCCGAGGCCCGGCCCAGGAGGCTGGAAATCAGTTCGCCCACGGGCACGCGCACCGCGCCGACAGACACGGATGCAAAAAGCACCAGGATCAGCAGAACAAAAGCTGCGGCCACAAAGGTGGTTTTTTTGCCGATATGGGTTTTGTATTCTTCCGGGATTTGCGTATGGGTCAGGTGCATGGCTGTTATTCG
The window above is part of the Desulfosalsimonas propionicica genome. Proteins encoded here:
- a CDS encoding FecCD family ABC transporter permease; this encodes MHLTHTQIPEEYKTHIGKKTTFVAAAFVLLILVLFASVSVGAVRVPVGELISSLLGRASAQKFDIIIWQIRMPQALTAMAAGAGLAVAGAMMQSILRNPLGSPFTLGISHAAAFGAALCVMLVGPGSLQETGSGLPAMLAPYAVTISAFGFSLVATFIIIGISRIRSASPEVMVLAGVALGSLFTAGTMFLQYFADDVELAAMVFWTFGDVSRASWQELGVITVVLAAVFVYGFFKRWDYNAIDAGDETARGLGVRVERVRLVGMLAASLITAVVVAFLGIIGFVGLVCPHMVRRLIGDDHRFLLPGTCVIGALLLLAADTAARLVLAPHILPVSILTSFLGAPVFIYLIIRGQQR